The Saccharolobus shibatae B12 genomic interval TCTTCAAGTTCGCCTATTACGTTTAGAGTGCTCTTAACACCAATGCTGAATGAGCCCAAATGAACTGGAATATGTTCAGCTTGTGCTATAATATTTCCATTAACGTCTGTTATTGCACAACTGTGATCCATCCTCTCCCTAATGTTTGGTGACATCGCAGATCTCTTTAGCATTACGCCCATTTCTTCAGTAATGAACTCAAAGGCTTTGTGAATTATTTCCCAACTGGTCATTCTCTCACCAACGTAATTGAATCCTCTACTATCCCATTCCAACCATCCTTCACAACTGTAGTTGAACTGTACTCCTCAATTATTGCAGGGCCTTTTATTTTGAAACCTTTAGGCAATTTCTCCCTAACGTAAACGTTTACGTCTACCCAATCATCATCAATCATAACCTTTCTAACCTCTTTAGGTTTATCATAATTTCCATATGTGACTTTAATCTTAGGCATTGGTCTCTTCTTTACTGCGAAAACCCTTATTGTAACAACTTCTATTTCCCTATCTCTCATGGTAAAACCATAGGTTGCCAAGTGCTTTTCCTCAAACACTTTCCTAATCTCGCGTACATCGTTTACTGGGATTGTTAATTCCCATCCTTGCCCCTCATATCTCACATCTGCAAGCCTTATATAATAGTCAACACTACTCTTTAGTCTCTCGTGTAGCCTTCTTTCTAATTCCTTGAACTCGTTTTCTAAATCTTTAGGATAGGATTTCCTAGCCTCAAATCGCCAATCTGCCAGTAATAATCCTAAAGCGCTGAAAAGTCCAGGGTGCGGTGGTATTATGACTCTTCTTATCCCTATTTCCTCAGCCAAATACACTGCATGCTGTGGACCTGCCCCACCAAATGTTATTAAGGAGAAACTAGAGGGATCTAATCCCCTTTCTACTGTTACTAACCTTATTGCTCTAGCCATTTCCAAGTTTATCAAATCCAACGCATCTTTACTAACCTCATAAGGATCACCCAATTTCGACATTCCCTTTATCGCGCTCTCCTTATCTAACTTTAAATTACCTCCTATCAACTCAGTTCCAAGCTTTCCTAAGATTAGATTAGCATCAGCTATTGTAGGCTTATTTCCACCTCTTCCATAACAAATTGGTCCAGGGTCAGCACCGGCACTTATTGGACCTACCCTTAACGCGTTTGCCTCATCCCTCCAAATTATTGTTCCTCCGCCTGCTGAAACCTCAGCCAAATCGACAAACGGAAACCTTATTGGATAACCACTTCCTTTGACAATCCTACCGTGATGCGCTTCCCCACCAACTTCATACTCGGTAGTTATTTCGAAATTACCATTAATAATAACTCCAGCTTTGGCGGTTGTACCACCCATATCAAAGCTTATTAAATTTTCATTAGGTAAGAAACTCGCTGAGGCTATAACGCCCGCTGCCGGGCCAGATTCAATTAATTGGACTGGTTTTTCTGAAGCTTCGCTTACATCTATTAGTCCTCCAGAGCTAGACATTATGTAAAAATTGCTAGTCGGTAGAGACGAGCGTAAGTTTTCTAGGTATGAGGAGACAATTGGCATTAATACTGCGTTAACAACTGTAGTTGATGTCCTCTCGTATTCCCTAGGCTCTGATGCGATCCTAGAGGATATCGAAATATACTTAAAATACTTATTTAGAATGCTTTCCGTAATCAACTCATTTTGTGGATTTAGGTATGAGTGTAAGTAGCTTACTGCAACTGATACAACTCCTTCATCTAATAGTTTCTTGGCAACGTTTTCGATTTCATCCTCCTCAACTTCCTTTATAATGTCACCATTAGCGTTAACCCTTTCATGAACCTCAAATCTTAGACTCCTAGGTACTAACTGTCTAGGTTTTTCAAAGTATAAATCATATAATCTAGGTCTGTTTT includes:
- a CDS encoding hydantoinase/oxoprolinase family protein; translation: MQCKIAIDIGGTFTDFIILSSEGEISTIKVLTNPKDPGKVIKEAIISLNCNISEIVHATTLATNTLLGQENLEIPKTALLTTNGFRDVIEIGRQNRPRLYDLYFEKPRQLVPRSLRFEVHERVNANGDIIKEVEEDEIENVAKKLLDEGVVSVAVSYLHSYLNPQNELITESILNKYFKYISISSRIASEPREYERTSTTVVNAVLMPIVSSYLENLRSSLPTSNFYIMSSSGGLIDVSEASEKPVQLIESGPAAGVIASASFLPNENLISFDMGGTTAKAGVIINGNFEITTEYEVGGEAHHGRIVKGSGYPIRFPFVDLAEVSAGGGTIIWRDEANALRVGPISAGADPGPICYGRGGNKPTIADANLILGKLGTELIGGNLKLDKESAIKGMSKLGDPYEVSKDALDLINLEMARAIRLVTVERGLDPSSFSLITFGGAGPQHAVYLAEEIGIRRVIIPPHPGLFSALGLLLADWRFEARKSYPKDLENEFKELERRLHERLKSSVDYYIRLADVRYEGQGWELTIPVNDVREIRKVFEEKHLATYGFTMRDREIEVVTIRVFAVKKRPMPKIKVTYGNYDKPKEVRKVMIDDDWVDVNVYVREKLPKGFKIKGPAIIEEYSSTTVVKDGWNGIVEDSITLVRE